Proteins found in one Magnolia sinica isolate HGM2019 chromosome 5, MsV1, whole genome shotgun sequence genomic segment:
- the LOC131246727 gene encoding probable protein phosphatase 2C 71: protein MQTQEFVILASDGLWKVMSNEEAVNSIRHVNDAQSGEKHLAEALTRKSKDDISVIVEVGYTNGNVFIKRVVAKEGVVEEMRAATAASRGCDAAWRGEVNHTLSSTTGSSAASLESKKHSSAAIEKNSVQRLSNDRRADILCSNLDNSSQQEVPSGLTLSAGIVPSGMIHHLKKIVA from the exons ATGCAGACACAAGAGTTCGTCATCTTGGCAAGTGATGGGCTGTGGAAG GTGATGTCAAACGAAGAGGCAGTGAATTCAATTAGACATGTGAATGATGCCCAGTCGGGGGAAAAGCATCTGGCAGAAGCTCTCACTAGGAAGAGCAAGGATGATATATCTGTCATCGTT GAAGTAGGATATACCAATGGGAATGTCTTCATTAAGCGGGTTGTTGCCAAGGAAGGTGTTGTGGAG GAAATGCGTGCTGCAACAGCTGCATCCAGGGGATGTGATGCAGCTTGGAGGGGAGAAGTGAACCACACTCTTAGCTCAACAACTGGATCCTCTGCTGCCAGCCTTGAGA GCAAGAAACATTCTTCTGCTGCTATTGAGAAGAACAGTGTTCAGAGGCTTTCAAATGATAGGCGAGCTGACATTCTGTGCTCCAACTTGGACAATTCTTCACAACAAGAGGTGCCCTCGGGGCTTACATTATCTGCTGGTATTGTGCCTTCAGGTATGATTCATCACCTAAAAAAGATTGTTGCGTAA